The genome window TCAAGCTTTGTTTGAGGCAGCGAAGGAAGTTAAAGCAGAGCCTGTGCTTGTTAAAATACTACCTACAAAAGCTGATAATGAAGAGCCGCCTGCTGCAGTGGCGGAGGCTATGAAGCATGCTGATGTGATTATTGCGGCAACTGAGTTCTCTCTAACTCATACAGAAGCCCGCAAAGCTGCAACTAGAAGTGGCGCTAGAATAGCTGCGCTTCCAGGCATTACAGAAGAAATATTTGAGAGTCTAAGCGCAGACTTTGAAGAAATTGAGAAAAGAATAAAAAAAATTTACTGGGCTGTTAGAAATTGTAGGAAGATAGAAATAGAAACAAAACTAGGTACATATGTAACTCTGAGTACTGACGGTAGAAAATGGGTTACTGAAGATACTGGTATATGCAGAGAACGCTCTAAGCTTACAAATCTACCTGCTGGCGAAATATTCATAGCTCCTAACGAAGGCAGTG of Candidatus Thermoplasmatota archaeon contains these proteins:
- a CDS encoding aminopeptidase — its product is MGLQESAKTIISTCMGVRKGERAVIIIDTSKENIGQALFEAAKEVKAEPVLVKILPTKADNEEPPAAVAEAMKHADVIIAATEFSLTHTEARKAATRSGARIAALPGITEEIFESLSADFEEIEKRIKKIYWAVRNCRKIEIETKLGTYVTLSTDGRKWVTEDTGICRERSKLTNLPAGEIFIAPNEGSANGTLIVDGSFGKKLQNPLRIIVKDGFAESENEEAEKLLTKKGKLGRAVGEFGIGLNPKAKIIGFPLQDKKALGTCHLSFGDNFAFGGKIKCGAQAVAVIKEPTVKVDGRVILEEGKLVI